A stretch of the Nicotiana tabacum cultivar K326 chromosome 6, ASM71507v2, whole genome shotgun sequence genome encodes the following:
- the LOC107814502 gene encoding uncharacterized protein LOC107814502 produces the protein MSILFSPFPILAPHSKFFSLPLKPRIKYHQCRVAIKPPPPNFDFKTEFFSASRDAIEESHPELLDLADSGTLFLIKKSQYGPVPTWRSEFVEPEAIWLIGTNHLSLESAVDVERVIRAIRPENVVVELCRSRAGIMYISEDNDLNQPLKSNMFSLSGTGFFGAVGRSINLGGQTALALRVLLALFSSKMSSGVNRPFGDEFRAARKAAEDIGAQIVLGDRPIEITLERAWTSLKWNEKMNLMVSVFSGITSSAELSTKALKESNSDDSNFQLYEKLSFTYPSLLQPLLHERDTFLAWSLKRSKAVNKSKQVVGIIGKGHMNGVIYSLVSDQGNLRFRDLAGNKPSKDLSGRATTIFGNLLRDTAIGFLLWLLYEQITSGLKLID, from the exons ATGAGCATCCTCTTTTCTCCTTTCCCAATCTTGGCTCCTCACTCTAAATTCTTCTCCTTGCCTTTGAAACCCAgaataaaatatcatcaatgcaGAGTTGCCATAAAGCCACCACCCCCAAACTTCGACTTCAAGACTGAATTTTTCAGCGCTTCTCGGGATGCTATTGAAGAAAGTCATCCAGAATTGCTTGATTTGGCCGATAGTGGAACTCTGTTTCTGATAAAGAAGAGCCAATATGGACCTGTTCCAACATGGAGAAGCGAATTTGTGGAACCAGAAGCCATTTGGCTAATTGGAACaaaccatctttctttggaatcGGCCGTGGATGTTGAAAGGGTCATTCGTGCTATTAGGCCTGAGAATGTGGTTGTAGAGCTCTGCAGAAGCAG GGCTGGCATCATGTACATTTCCGAGGATAATGATCTCAATCAGCCTTTAAAATCAAACATGTTTTCTTTGAGTGGGACTGGATTTTTTGGTGCTGTTGGTCGTAGCATAAACTTGG GAGGTCAAACTGCTCTAGCGTTACGAGTCTTGCTGGCGCTTTTCTCTTCAAAAATGTCTTCAGGTGTTAATCGTCCTTTTGGAGATGAG TTCCGCGCTGCACGAAAGGCTGCTGAGGACATTGGTGCTCAAATAGTATTGGGGGATCGACCAATAGAAATAACT CTTGAACGAGCATGGACTTCGCTAAAGTGGAATGAGAAGATGAACTTGATGGTCTCTGTCTTTAGCGGAATTACCTCATCTGCTGAACTATCAACGAAGGCATTAAAG GAATCAAATTCTGATGATAGCAATTTTCAACTGTATGAGAAGCTAAGCTTTACATATCCATCTCTTCTACAGCCACTCCTACATGAACGTGACACG TTTCTTGCATGGTCTCTGAAAAGGAGTAAAGCAGTGAACAAGAGTAAGCAAGTGGTAGGAATAATTGGGAAGGGCCACATGAATGGAGTTATATATTCTTTGGTGTCTGATCAAGGAAACTTGCGTTTTCGAGATCTAGCTGGGAACAAACCTTCAAAGGACCTCTCTGGCCGGGCTACTACTATATTTGGAAACTTGCTAAGAGACACTGCAATTGGTTTCCTACTATGGCTATTATATGAACAAATAACCAGTGGATTGAAACTTATTGATTAA